AAATGCATATGAGATCAGAGATAGGGGAAGCACCATAGCAGGAGACATTTTGTCTAGTGTTGTAGTTTCTAGAGTAGGGATGGAAGGTGGAGAACCACTTATTTCCTATTAGCAGGGGCACCCTCAGCACTGAGTGTTAggcaggaagggggtgggagctGTTGGGAGTTGGGAACACTCCACAGGTACACTCTGCCCACTCCCTGGCCCCTTTAGCTCCAGCAGTCTGGACCACTGAATCCCCGGGCTCTTGGATTCCTACAGCCCCCAGGGCAGGGCTAGAATGAGGACAGACCTGGGAAGAGAAGGGTGAGTTCCACCTGGACTAGAGCTAGAGCATGGTCCCCCCAGGACAACTGACCCCCTCTCCTGGGGAGCTAGATGACATTGTCAAAGAGTTGCATGGACCTCATGATGTTCTCGTCCTGTAGCCATGATGTGAGAGAAGcagattggagagagagagaaataaaaagagcttatcagagacacagagagggacatTCATTCTGAAATGGGAACAttcagagacagaggcagcaagGAAGGAGACACCCAGAGAGACTTGTAAGAGAGGGGCAGGCTTCCCTGAGTTGTGAAGGAATAGGACCCAGGAGTGTGGGCAAGTTAGGGAGATGATAATCTGCCCAAAGGAGCTTTCTCCCACATCACTGAATTGGACCCTGAGTCCAGACCAGGGAAGTATGGAGCGCAGGGACTTGTACCTTCTGGCAGGACTCAATGAATTCCTCAATGGTCACCACGCCATCCTTGTTCCTGTCCATCTTCTGCAAAAAGATagtcagagagaagagaagggatgacaggagagaggcaggcagaactCAGGTAAGTTCTCTGCTGGGACCTTGCCTCCTTCCCTTGACTCCAGGACCCTCCAGCCTACCCAGTCCCAGGCACCTGGAAGAAGCTCTCCACATGCTCCCTTGGGGCCTCCTCTCGGAGCGCAGGATACGTATACTTGCCCATCATATCATAGATGGATTTCATGATATCAAGCATTTCCTGTTAGGCAAGAGAGAAAAGGATCCctcctcagagcctccagcctcCGAACCAGGAAGACTAGAGCCTAGGGCAGACCTCACCCCTTGCTGGTGATGCACGTGTGGGTCACATTCTCCTCCTAAGGGCTCTTTGAACCTCCCCTCACACATAGAAGCTCTCCAACTCTTCAGTCTCCCCACACCTCCTTGGTGATGCAGCCATCCTTGTTGAGGTCATACAGATTGAAGGCCCAGTTTAGCCTGTCATCTATGGTTCCCCGAAGAATCACCGACAAACCAGCCACGAAGtcctgggaaggagagaggagggaactGGTTCTTCAGATACCCTTAACCCAATCCCCTCTCTGGGTTTGGCCTGTGGATCTTGGCCCTGATGCTCCAGGAAACAGGCCTCCCTGACCCACCTCCTCCAGCTCACCTCGAAACTGACAGAGCCATCATGGTTGGTGTCAAAGGCATTGAAGAGGAAAGTGGCATATGTGCTGGAGTCTGTAGGGTAAGCGTGGGTAAGTTTG
The genomic region above belongs to Felis catus isolate Fca126 chromosome D2, F.catus_Fca126_mat1.0, whole genome shotgun sequence and contains:
- the KCNIP2 gene encoding Kv channel-interacting protein 2 isoform X7, yielding MNLEGLEMVAVLVVLALFVKVLEQFGLFEPVSLEDSVEDEFELSTVCHRPEGLEQLQEQTKFTRKELQVLYRGFKNECPSGIVNEENFKQIYSQFFPQGDSSTYATFLFNAFDTNHDGSVSFEDFVAGLSVILRGTIDDRLNWAFNLYDLNKDGCITKEEMLDIMKSIYDMMGKYTYPALREEAPREHVESFFQKMDRNKDGVVTIEEFIESCQKDENIMRSMQLFDNVI
- the KCNIP2 gene encoding Kv channel-interacting protein 2 isoform X6 — protein: MRGQGRKESLSDSRDLDGSYDQLTDSVEDEFELSTVCHRPEGLEQLQEQTKFTRKELQVLYRGFKNECPSGIVNEENFKQIYSQFFPQGDSSTYATFLFNAFDTNHDGSVSFEDFVAGLSVILRGTIDDRLNWAFNLYDLNKDGCITKEEMLDIMKSIYDMMGKYTYPALREEAPREHVESFFQKMDRNKDGVVTIEEFIESCQKDENIMRSMQLFDNVI
- the KCNIP2 gene encoding Kv channel-interacting protein 2 isoform X3; its protein translation is MRGQGRKESLSDSRDLDGSYDQLTGHPPGPTKKALKQRFLKLLPCCGPQALPSVSENSVEDEFELSTVCHRPEGLEQLQEQTKFTRKELQVLYRGFKNECPSGIVNEENFKQIYSQFFPQGDSSTYATFLFNAFDTNHDGSVSFEDFVAGLSVILRGTIDDRLNWAFNLYDLNKDGCITKEEMLDIMKSIYDMMGKYTYPALREEAPREHVESFFQKMDRNKDGVVTIEEFIESCQKDENIMRSMQLFDNVI
- the KCNIP2 gene encoding Kv channel-interacting protein 2 isoform X5, with the translated sequence MNRCPRRCRSPLGQAARSLYQLVTGSLSPDSVEDEFELSTVCHRPEGLEQLQEQTKFTRKELQVLYRGFKNECPSGIVNEENFKQIYSQFFPQGDSSTYATFLFNAFDTNHDGSVSFEDFVAGLSVILRGTIDDRLNWAFNLYDLNKDGCITKEEMLDIMKSIYDMMGKYTYPALREEAPREHVESFFQKMDRNKDGVVTIEEFIESCQKDENIMRSMQLFDNVI